In one Cloacibacillus porcorum genomic region, the following are encoded:
- a CDS encoding type IV pilus modification PilV family protein, which produces MRRTGSILTEILVAIIIFTVGLMAVAGTIMFSMRIIMDSAQTTLREQALFNDAENFLAERILENTGTPGSPAEFIKNDSIVIGDKTLHYSLHRYRLNDKKGSEMYVIKRENS; this is translated from the coding sequence ATGAGGCGCACCGGAAGCATCCTGACAGAAATCCTTGTGGCGATCATCATCTTTACGGTCGGCCTGATGGCGGTCGCCGGCACGATAATGTTCAGTATGAGGATCATAATGGACTCGGCCCAGACGACGCTTCGCGAGCAGGCGCTGTTCAACGACGCGGAGAATTTTCTTGCAGAGCGCATTCTGGAAAACACCGGCACTCCCGGTTCGCCCGCTGAATTTATTAAAAACGACAGTATCGTCATCGGCGACAAAACATTACACTATTCGCTCCACCGTTATCGCCTCAATGATAAAAAGGGAAGCGAAATGTATGTCATCAAGAGGGAAAACTCATGA
- a CDS encoding RrF2 family transcriptional regulator, with product MGLHALGELAKEPDECLTTQQVAAAIGTSEPHLSKVLQRLNKGGLVKSVRGPGGGYRLNCVPSETPLYPIFELLGGPFESRGCRLDGCRGKKCFIGDMMDELSRAFFRYLESRTLADFTSYYIHGTDVSIEISVITPSLGQKHPGFGHIN from the coding sequence TTGGGACTTCACGCGCTTGGCGAGCTTGCCAAGGAGCCGGATGAATGCCTCACCACGCAGCAGGTTGCGGCGGCGATCGGAACCTCTGAGCCGCATCTTTCAAAAGTTTTGCAGCGTCTCAACAAGGGTGGTCTGGTAAAGTCCGTCCGCGGGCCGGGCGGAGGCTACCGGCTTAACTGCGTCCCCTCCGAGACGCCCCTCTATCCTATCTTTGAATTGCTCGGCGGCCCGTTTGAATCGCGCGGCTGCCGTCTCGATGGCTGCCGCGGTAAGAAGTGCTTTATCGGCGACATGATGGACGAATTGTCACGAGCCTTTTTCCGCTACCTCGAATCGCGCACGCTGGCCGATTTCACCTCCTATTACATACACGGCACGGACGTGAGCATTGAAATCTCGGTTATTACCCCGAGTTTGGGGCAGAAGCACCCAGGCTTCGGACATATTAATTAA
- a CDS encoding Fic family protein, whose translation MKFLSSAETAKKWNISERAVRGYCAQGRILDAFLTGKTWNIPETAEKPSRIPRARKAPATLLEYLRREKEGGLSGGIYHKVQIDLTYNSNHIEGSRLTHDQTRYIFETNTIGVSDQAVDLDDVLETANHFRCIDMIIDNAARPLSEHFILELHAALKNGTSDSRKGWFAVGKYKRMPNEVGGRRTAAPEEVPRRMRELLASYSSTGEKTLAELIDFHVRFETIHPFQDGNGRVGRLILFKECLRNDIVPFIINEKLKMFYYRGMSEWDCERGYLMDTCLTAQDSFKEVLDYFRIPYKK comes from the coding sequence ATGAAATTCCTCTCTTCTGCCGAGACAGCGAAAAAATGGAATATCTCCGAACGTGCCGTACGCGGCTACTGCGCGCAGGGACGTATCCTCGATGCTTTTTTGACCGGCAAGACATGGAACATTCCCGAGACGGCGGAGAAGCCCTCCCGAATTCCCAGGGCGAGGAAGGCTCCTGCCACTCTGCTGGAATATTTGCGGCGTGAAAAAGAGGGCGGACTTTCCGGGGGTATTTATCATAAGGTGCAGATCGACCTGACCTATAACTCCAATCATATCGAGGGCAGCCGGCTCACTCACGATCAGACGCGATATATTTTTGAAACCAACACTATTGGCGTTTCGGATCAGGCCGTGGACTTGGACGACGTGCTGGAGACGGCCAACCATTTCCGCTGCATCGATATGATAATCGACAATGCGGCGCGTCCGTTGAGTGAGCATTTTATCCTCGAACTTCATGCCGCGCTGAAAAATGGAACCAGCGACAGCCGTAAGGGCTGGTTCGCCGTCGGAAAGTACAAGCGGATGCCGAACGAGGTCGGAGGACGCAGGACAGCCGCTCCCGAAGAGGTTCCCCGGCGGATGCGTGAACTGCTGGCCTCTTACAGCAGCACCGGGGAAAAAACGTTGGCGGAGCTCATTGACTTTCATGTGCGCTTTGAAACTATCCATCCGTTTCAGGACGGCAACGGACGTGTTGGGCGGCTCATTCTTTTCAAAGAATGTCTCAGAAATGACATCGTGCCGTTTATCATAAACGAAAAGCTTAAAATGTTCTATTACCGCGGGATGAGCGAATGGGACTGTGAACGTGGATACCTGATGGATACCTGTCTGACCGCGCAGGACAGCTTCAAAGAAGTGCTGGATTACTTCCGAATACCTTATAAAAAATGA
- a CDS encoding prepilin-type N-terminal cleavage/methylation domain-containing protein — protein MKIKKSTGFTLVELLIVIIIIGVLAGGLLLSVGGSDKKAKEAACLGNREAIKAGWSIYKFAHSSNETLQEFINAKYHDQISNKEAACPSGGVYSASDGDNNVECSVHK, from the coding sequence ATGAAAATTAAAAAGAGCACCGGATTCACGCTTGTTGAACTGCTGATAGTGATAATAATAATCGGGGTGCTTGCGGGCGGATTATTGCTTAGTGTGGGCGGTTCGGACAAAAAGGCGAAAGAGGCGGCCTGCCTGGGGAACCGCGAAGCGATAAAGGCGGGCTGGTCTATATATAAATTCGCCCATTCGTCGAACGAGACATTGCAGGAATTTATAAACGCCAAGTATCACGACCAGATATCGAATAAAGAGGCTGCCTGTCCCTCCGGCGGCGTTTACAGCGCCAGCGACGGCGATAATAACGTTGAATGCAGCGTGCATAAATAG
- a CDS encoding OmpP1/FadL family transporter — MIAALMLTLLALSIPAAAFAEGFGVYEWSAAGTAMGDNYMFGENDPSVLAYNPAQITKLNGSYLSIGTAWVNPATSVTFNGLKSSVLNRNNSDEWDNSYSPALIPYMYYAQKAGKNSWWGVAFFARYGNQIEYDDLWPGRYDTVFTGVKGVTLQPTYAFKINDKLSAAVGLDINYVQLRMKKDVPAFAPGSITHLGDIRSDLDGDSTNIGWVASLMYDFTPKTSAAVVYRARVKHTMDADINFSGTLLGLGPQNVSTMAHGTVTLPDSLSLGLGHKFNDRTRMEINATWTNWSTYNALNLTFDDPILGNTKSDNPKDWSAAWRIGIGIEHKLSQKWSILGGYVYDESPVPDEWMDFTVPTGDRHRGSIGFKYRPNETSELAFAYTAIWAGNRDVQSHIGRADYASAYIHDGLTQVLSIGYTVKLK; from the coding sequence TTGATTGCGGCATTAATGCTGACGCTGCTGGCGCTTTCGATCCCCGCCGCGGCCTTTGCCGAAGGATTCGGCGTCTATGAGTGGAGCGCCGCCGGTACGGCGATGGGCGACAACTATATGTTCGGGGAAAATGATCCCTCGGTGCTCGCCTACAACCCCGCGCAGATAACGAAGCTCAACGGCAGCTACCTCAGTATCGGTACAGCTTGGGTGAATCCGGCGACGTCGGTAACGTTTAACGGTTTAAAAAGCAGTGTGCTGAATCGTAATAATTCCGACGAATGGGACAACTCATACAGCCCCGCGCTGATACCCTATATGTATTACGCGCAGAAGGCGGGCAAGAACTCCTGGTGGGGCGTGGCCTTCTTCGCCCGTTATGGCAACCAGATTGAATACGACGACCTCTGGCCCGGAAGATATGACACGGTGTTTACCGGCGTCAAAGGGGTGACCTTACAGCCTACCTATGCCTTTAAGATCAACGACAAGCTCTCCGCTGCCGTGGGACTTGATATCAACTACGTTCAGCTTAGAATGAAAAAGGATGTTCCGGCGTTTGCCCCAGGAAGTATAACACACCTTGGCGATATTAGATCAGACCTTGACGGTGACAGCACAAATATTGGCTGGGTAGCCTCTTTGATGTATGACTTTACCCCAAAAACCTCCGCGGCGGTTGTTTATAGGGCGAGAGTAAAACATACAATGGATGCAGACATTAATTTTAGTGGAACACTACTGGGTTTAGGTCCTCAAAATGTGTCCACTATGGCGCATGGGACGGTGACCCTCCCAGACTCTCTCTCTCTTGGTCTGGGACACAAATTCAACGACAGAACGCGTATGGAGATAAACGCGACATGGACGAACTGGAGCACCTACAATGCTCTCAATCTCACCTTTGACGACCCGATACTTGGTAACACGAAATCAGATAACCCGAAGGACTGGAGCGCCGCGTGGCGTATCGGTATCGGTATTGAGCATAAGCTGAGCCAGAAATGGAGCATCCTCGGCGGCTATGTCTATGACGAAAGCCCCGTGCCTGACGAATGGATGGACTTCACCGTACCGACCGGCGACCGCCACCGCGGCAGCATCGGGTTCAAGTACCGTCCGAACGAGACGAGCGAACTTGCCTTCGCATACACCGCGATCTGGGCCGGCAACAGAGACGTACAGTCGCATATAGGCCGTGCAGATTACGCATCCGCCTACATCCACGACGGCCTCACGCAGGTGCTTTCGATCGGCTATACCGTTAAGCTTAAGTAA
- a CDS encoding phosphoenolpyruvate carboxykinase (ATP): MATQGHFVDLESFKRLNATPIRTTIETAFYGNNVSPVKDLKEAYRLAKDSPGTVELTGMPVYRPTELGLPEGANVLLFNDGAIFGRCAAARRIVGHPGVSVPDLATLLREAIHNSRFRHFYSAQAVIGLEEDFMVKANIMMPEGFENNLYSWMLNFQYLNDEYAARYKNSRELPADGDLFVYADPYWTHPDYPLGLAFFSPEQNCAAILGMRYFGEFKKGTLTLAWGAAARNGYASCHGGLKRYELKDGSGKKYVLAVFGLSGSGKSTITHAKHKDKYNVTVLHDDAVIINVKEKYAIALEPAYFDKMQDYPIGCPDNKYLLSLQNCGVTRDEEGKLMVVSEDIRNGNGRAVKSRFWTPNRIDRIDEPLNAICWLMKDPTLPPVVKLTGPSLASVMGSTLATKRTSAERLAPGVDPDALVIESYANPFRTYPLAMDYIRFRTLFEDGVECYILNTGSFMDKKVEKNTTLSILEGIVEGKAEWKSFGGIPGIEYMLIPGFEPDFNNWTYKQQFTNRMNDRLQFIKSRETEKGGMDALPPDAMQAVESVIKAIK, from the coding sequence ATGGCTACGCAGGGGCATTTTGTGGATTTGGAGAGTTTCAAGAGGCTCAATGCCACACCCATCAGGACGACTATAGAGACGGCCTTTTACGGCAATAACGTCTCTCCGGTCAAGGATCTTAAGGAGGCCTACAGGCTTGCGAAGGACAGCCCCGGAACAGTGGAACTGACAGGCATGCCCGTCTACCGGCCAACAGAGCTGGGACTTCCCGAAGGCGCCAACGTACTGCTCTTTAACGACGGCGCGATTTTTGGACGCTGTGCCGCGGCGCGCAGGATCGTCGGCCATCCCGGCGTATCCGTGCCGGATTTGGCGACGCTTTTACGCGAGGCTATACATAACTCCCGTTTCCGTCATTTTTATTCGGCGCAGGCGGTCATCGGCCTTGAAGAGGATTTTATGGTCAAAGCCAACATCATGATGCCGGAGGGATTTGAAAATAATCTCTATAGCTGGATGCTGAACTTCCAGTATCTTAATGACGAATACGCGGCGCGCTATAAGAATTCCCGTGAACTGCCTGCCGACGGCGACCTCTTTGTCTACGCCGACCCATACTGGACGCATCCCGATTATCCCCTCGGCCTCGCCTTCTTCTCTCCGGAGCAGAACTGCGCCGCGATCCTCGGAATGCGCTATTTCGGAGAGTTTAAGAAGGGTACGCTGACGCTTGCCTGGGGCGCCGCCGCGCGCAACGGCTACGCCTCCTGCCACGGCGGTCTCAAACGCTACGAGCTTAAGGACGGCAGCGGCAAGAAGTATGTTCTCGCCGTATTCGGACTCTCCGGCTCCGGAAAGTCGACCATCACGCACGCGAAGCATAAGGATAAGTATAATGTCACCGTGCTTCACGACGACGCCGTCATTATAAATGTCAAGGAGAAGTACGCGATCGCCCTTGAACCGGCCTATTTCGACAAGATGCAGGATTATCCCATCGGCTGTCCCGACAATAAGTATCTCCTGTCGCTGCAGAACTGCGGCGTGACGCGCGATGAGGAGGGAAAGCTGATGGTGGTCAGCGAGGATATCCGCAACGGCAACGGCCGCGCCGTGAAGTCCCGCTTCTGGACCCCGAACCGCATAGACAGGATAGACGAGCCCCTCAACGCGATATGCTGGCTCATGAAGGACCCGACGCTGCCGCCGGTGGTGAAGCTTACAGGGCCGTCGCTCGCCTCGGTGATGGGCTCGACGCTTGCGACGAAGCGCACCTCCGCCGAGCGCCTTGCTCCCGGAGTGGACCCCGACGCGCTGGTAATTGAAAGTTACGCGAACCCCTTCCGCACCTATCCTCTAGCGATGGATTATATCCGCTTCCGCACCCTCTTTGAGGACGGCGTTGAATGTTATATTCTCAATACCGGCTCGTTTATGGATAAGAAGGTGGAGAAGAACACGACGCTCTCAATATTGGAGGGGATCGTCGAGGGCAAGGCCGAGTGGAAGTCCTTCGGCGGCATCCCCGGTATAGAATACATGCTGATACCCGGCTTTGAGCCCGACTTCAACAACTGGACCTATAAGCAGCAATTTACCAACAGGATGAACGACCGTCTGCAGTTCATCAAATCGCGCGAAACGGAAAAGGGCGGCATGGACGCCCTTCCGCCGGACGCCATGCAGGCGGTGGAGAGTGTCATCAAAGCGATAAAATAA
- a CDS encoding IS3 family transposase, whose amino-acid sequence MCRVTGIPRSSFYNWKRSLFEPSKRARDFARSVMLFMEYHKRYPSHGYRWLNAKIRLDTGIVHSDPYAYKCCRAAGIKSKAKHYRYKKPGNPYRLFPNLLLAGLPVYSPMQYIASDMTAFCFKGTYYELTLYMDLWNNEIVSHALSSRRGDRMTYIDGLEGLIMNKDKKTEWQTILHTDQGAVYASKKYNDILELNHIAHSMSRSGTPTDNAAMEAINGWLKAELFTDFHVTGKENIEREIEEYIKFFNEERPAYALGYMTPKQYKEAYGGNGSFRSRT is encoded by the coding sequence CTGTGCCGTGTGACGGGGATTCCCAGAAGCAGCTTCTATAACTGGAAACGCAGCCTGTTTGAACCGTCCAAAAGAGCGAGGGATTTTGCTAGAAGTGTAATGCTCTTTATGGAATATCATAAAAGATATCCGTCGCACGGATACAGATGGCTTAACGCGAAGATACGCCTTGACACCGGAATAGTCCATTCAGATCCGTACGCCTATAAATGCTGCAGGGCTGCCGGTATAAAGAGCAAGGCAAAACACTACCGTTATAAAAAACCAGGCAATCCGTACAGATTATTCCCCAACCTGCTTCTTGCAGGCCTGCCGGTATACTCACCGATGCAGTACATAGCGAGCGATATGACGGCATTCTGCTTCAAAGGTACGTACTATGAGCTGACACTGTATATGGACCTATGGAACAACGAAATAGTAAGCCATGCGTTGTCTTCAAGGCGCGGAGACAGAATGACATACATAGACGGGCTGGAAGGACTGATAATGAATAAAGATAAAAAAACGGAATGGCAGACGATACTGCACACAGACCAGGGCGCGGTATACGCCTCCAAGAAATACAACGACATCTTGGAACTGAACCATATAGCCCACTCCATGTCCAGGAGCGGAACTCCTACGGACAATGCGGCGATGGAAGCGATAAACGGCTGGCTGAAAGCGGAGCTGTTTACAGACTTTCATGTAACAGGCAAAGAAAACATAGAGCGGGAGATAGAGGAATACATAAAATTCTTCAATGAAGAGCGTCCGGCCTATGCTTTGGGATACATGACGCCGAAACAGTATAAGGAGGCGTATGGCGGAAACGGCAGTTTTAGGAGTAGGACGTAA
- a CDS encoding NYN domain-containing protein → MPYVEPPIKRAVTFFDLQNLFLSSKSAWGYSFPNFDPVELSRLVITRHSGWKLTGIHLYTGIHDSKKSPFWHNFWTKKLASHKAQDTRVDIFTTPLHYNSGVPSEKGVDIRIALDLVRAARLDQCDVAILFSRDTDFAEVAKEIRAIAYEKQRWIKIASVLPDHPDFKRGIDGTDWIRLSKNDYDKCVDQRDYRN, encoded by the coding sequence ATGCCATATGTCGAACCGCCTATAAAAAGAGCCGTAACATTTTTTGATCTACAAAATCTTTTCCTTTCGTCAAAATCCGCATGGGGTTATAGCTTCCCGAACTTTGACCCTGTTGAACTTTCGCGCCTTGTAATCACGCGGCACAGTGGCTGGAAGCTGACAGGAATCCATCTTTACACGGGAATTCATGATTCAAAAAAATCGCCGTTCTGGCACAACTTCTGGACAAAAAAGCTTGCCTCCCATAAGGCACAGGACACGCGTGTCGATATCTTTACGACGCCGCTCCATTATAATTCCGGTGTCCCTAGTGAAAAGGGAGTCGACATCCGTATCGCACTTGACCTTGTCAGGGCAGCCCGTCTGGATCAATGCGATGTCGCCATTTTATTCAGCCGAGACACGGATTTTGCCGAAGTTGCGAAAGAGATACGCGCTATAGCGTATGAAAAACAACGCTGGATTAAGATAGCCTCTGTACTGCCGGACCATCCTGATTTTAAAAGAGGCATTGACGGTACGGACTGGATCCGCCTTTCAAAAAACGACTACGATAAATGCGTTGATCAGCGCGATTATAGAAACTGA
- a CDS encoding prepilin-type N-terminal cleavage/methylation domain-containing protein gives MENRKRYEKCKAFTLVEILIVVIIIGILAGLMALSAGSSTETAERTACLGDRRTIKSAYYVERAENGSSFGVALERAMRQFTKGHVLTSDDVMATYDGICHAGGVYIITESDEGDGKLGIMCTIQGHEGEDLYGWARLRVFADAINRILKLDGSAKQDAINKLLGDGVNIGGSVNTNISDALLEKMGGWPKWEKDDSLYVHPHFLNGKGEVIYFANSDKNAVTGWNAKAIYYKGQWYQKVDANGKVVSVGVSAIFQDGSAVDALSRIELLDKNGNINEVGGWQPVP, from the coding sequence ATGGAAAACAGAAAAAGATATGAGAAATGTAAAGCGTTTACCCTTGTTGAGATATTGATCGTCGTAATCATAATCGGGATACTCGCTGGGCTTATGGCTCTGAGCGCCGGGTCGTCAACGGAAACGGCGGAGAGAACGGCCTGCTTGGGTGACCGGCGTACGATAAAGAGTGCCTATTATGTTGAGCGCGCGGAAAATGGAAGCTCTTTTGGAGTCGCCCTGGAAAGAGCGATGAGGCAGTTTACCAAAGGACATGTACTGACCTCCGACGATGTGATGGCTACATATGATGGAATATGCCACGCAGGCGGCGTCTATATCATTACGGAAAGCGATGAAGGCGACGGAAAACTAGGAATAATGTGTACCATACAAGGGCATGAAGGGGAAGACCTTTATGGTTGGGCGAGGCTTCGTGTTTTTGCCGATGCTATAAATAGAATATTAAAGCTTGATGGTTCCGCAAAACAGGATGCAATCAACAAATTATTGGGCGATGGCGTAAATATCGGCGGCTCCGTAAATACCAACATAAGCGATGCTTTATTGGAAAAAATGGGGGGCTGGCCTAAATGGGAAAAGGATGATTCCCTCTATGTTCATCCGCATTTCTTAAACGGCAAGGGCGAGGTTATATATTTTGCCAACAGCGATAAAAATGCTGTCACCGGCTGGAACGCCAAAGCTATTTACTACAAGGGCCAGTGGTATCAAAAGGTTGATGCGAATGGTAAAGTCGTGTCTGTAGGAGTGTCGGCCATTTTTCAGGACGGCTCAGCTGTGGATGCTTTAAGTAGAATAGAACTTCTTGATAAAAACGGCAATATAAATGAGGTTGGCGGTTGGCAGCCGGTCCCGTAA
- a CDS encoding sodium-dependent transporter has translation MMIDEKKRESFGSRIGFVLAAAGSAVGLGNLWKFPYIAGRNGGAAFLFIYIVIIVCIGITAMMAEVLIGRMGRLNAADTFEKLGGKKWKPVGLAGILCTFIILSYYSVIGGWIVKYFFMSFTDLIEQAGAGKTGEIFGAFVSNPSQVIFYQGIFMLITALVVLFGIKGGIERSCKIMMPMLFVAMLVLIIRAVTLPGAMAGIEFYLKPDFSKVTSETWLAALGQGFFSLSLGAGAIMIYGSYLPKTENIVSSVKQICFIDTAVAFLAGLMIFPAVFAFGAEPAAGPGLTFITVPTLFAKMSGGVVFAVIFFLLFFVAALTSSISLLECSTGYFVDHGMDRKLATLITAALIFLTGIPSAYSLSGGLKIGSRDFIDAAGYLTDSIMMPLCSMFCCIFVGWILNRELVKREATSDGKIGFGSFNIWMMMVKFVAPAAILVIFFTGLKW, from the coding sequence ATGATGATAGACGAGAAGAAGCGAGAGTCTTTCGGGAGCCGTATCGGGTTCGTCCTCGCGGCGGCGGGGTCGGCGGTGGGGCTCGGCAATCTGTGGAAGTTTCCCTATATAGCGGGGAGGAACGGCGGCGCGGCCTTTCTATTTATTTACATCGTGATAATAGTCTGCATCGGCATCACGGCGATGATGGCGGAGGTGCTCATCGGGCGCATGGGCAGGCTCAACGCGGCCGACACCTTTGAAAAGCTCGGCGGCAAAAAATGGAAGCCAGTCGGGCTGGCGGGAATATTATGCACCTTCATCATTCTTTCATATTATTCGGTGATCGGCGGCTGGATCGTAAAGTATTTTTTCATGTCATTCACTGATCTCATCGAGCAGGCCGGAGCGGGAAAGACGGGGGAGATATTCGGGGCATTTGTCTCAAATCCTTCCCAGGTCATCTTTTATCAGGGAATATTCATGCTCATTACGGCGCTTGTCGTATTATTCGGGATAAAGGGCGGCATCGAACGAAGCTGTAAAATCATGATGCCGATGCTCTTCGTGGCGATGCTCGTTCTCATCATCCGCGCGGTGACGCTGCCGGGGGCAATGGCGGGAATAGAGTTTTATCTGAAACCAGATTTTTCCAAGGTGACCTCCGAAACATGGCTCGCGGCTCTGGGACAGGGCTTTTTCTCGCTCTCGCTCGGCGCGGGCGCTATCATGATCTACGGCAGCTATCTGCCTAAGACAGAGAATATCGTCTCTTCAGTGAAGCAGATCTGCTTCATCGATACGGCGGTCGCCTTTCTCGCTGGGCTGATGATCTTCCCCGCCGTATTCGCCTTCGGCGCGGAGCCCGCGGCGGGTCCTGGGCTAACTTTCATCACCGTTCCCACGCTCTTCGCGAAGATGAGCGGCGGCGTTGTCTTCGCGGTGATCTTCTTCCTGCTCTTCTTCGTCGCGGCGCTGACGTCTTCAATATCGCTGCTTGAGTGCTCTACGGGATATTTCGTCGATCACGGCATGGACAGGAAGCTGGCGACGCTGATAACGGCGGCGCTGATATTCCTCACCGGCATTCCCTCCGCCTATTCGCTATCCGGCGGTCTCAAGATCGGCAGCCGCGATTTCATTGACGCCGCCGGTTATCTGACTGACAGCATCATGATGCCACTCTGCTCGATGTTCTGTTGTATCTTCGTCGGCTGGATCCTTAACAGGGAACTCGTGAAACGCGAGGCGACAAGCGACGGAAAGATCGGCTTCGGCTCTTTCAATATCTGGATGATGATGGTTAAGTTCGTCGCCCCCGCCGCGATCTTAGTGATCTTCTTTACGGGGCTTAAGTGGTAG
- a CDS encoding prepilin-type N-terminal cleavage/methylation domain-containing protein gives MAQKHKRAFTLVEVLIVILIIGILAGLIMLSSGSATDTAERTRCVADRRSLRSALYIFRIEKGGTTSADLSATLNEVLDKMFDNGQGTVSGDSEINGICPSKGIYDVTISDDKYLIACSVHGGESGGDVMIPGTTVKIPENKQWDSIDDFLEDTRRTPPPYEIMAGDVIKIGDDVYVALGCTAKLILYI, from the coding sequence ATGGCACAAAAACATAAAAGAGCTTTCACTTTAGTAGAAGTGCTGATCGTCATACTAATTATCGGCATACTCGCGGGGCTGATAATGCTATCAAGCGGCAGCGCGACGGACACCGCGGAGAGGACACGCTGCGTGGCGGACAGGCGTTCACTGCGCTCGGCGCTCTACATATTCCGCATCGAAAAGGGCGGGACCACGAGCGCCGACCTTAGCGCCACCCTCAACGAGGTGCTGGACAAGATGTTCGACAACGGTCAGGGAACGGTCAGCGGCGACAGCGAAATAAACGGCATCTGCCCCTCAAAGGGAATATACGACGTAACTATCAGCGACGATAAATACCTCATCGCCTGCTCCGTACACGGCGGCGAGAGCGGGGGAGACGTCATGATACCTGGAACTACCGTGAAAATTCCTGAAAATAAACAGTGGGATAGCATTGATGATTTTTTGGAAGATACACGCCGTACCCCTCCCCCTTATGAGATTATGGCCGGAGATGTGATAAAAATAGGCGATGACGTCTATGTAGCATTGGGATGCACTGCTAAACTAATCCTGTACATATAG
- a CDS encoding helix-turn-helix domain-containing protein has translation MRYTKEERLEIGRKVYEGIMTRYEAAEAYGISDDTARDYMRMYRDFNSLPPKSSGNGSDSYVYKPSERRPDLSDYESMTKKELIVELIKAKVAEARLKKGYEVKGDGPVKEYILLDSSNTK, from the coding sequence ATGCGATACACGAAAGAAGAGCGTCTTGAAATCGGACGAAAAGTTTATGAGGGGATAATGACGCGTTACGAGGCTGCCGAAGCCTACGGCATCAGCGACGACACGGCTAGGGACTATATGCGGATGTATCGTGATTTCAACAGTCTGCCGCCCAAGTCTTCCGGAAACGGTTCGGACAGTTATGTTTACAAGCCTTCCGAAAGACGGCCTGACCTATCAGATTATGAGTCCATGACAAAAAAAGAACTCATTGTTGAGTTGATTAAAGCGAAAGTAGCGGAAGCAAGATTAAAAAAAGGCTACGAGGTGAAAGGAGATGGTCCGGTAAAAGAATATATCCTTTTAGACAGCTCGAATACCAAGTAA